One Trichoderma atroviride chromosome 7, complete sequence DNA segment encodes these proteins:
- a CDS encoding uncharacterized protein (EggNog:ENOG41): MLPASQIASPRARLLLARGALASTQSSTSQQCRQFCGFDLGRQRQRVYALKYMVKGRLSPENPKAGSTKSAASSSGKYTRVKDIKSWSDDLSGARPGRNIEDVEREAINHLFNKEDSVWTLLQNLRQQMHPHRSSGQVTAENVLKATTGDSLSFIDPITNRKVTRAERGKYSATGFDDPNAPRKLTPEEESKQYTDLGDYKPAKWNEPDGLPHLTPEERSKIYEDLPEYSKMKIDNPNAPRKLTPEEESKNYDDLDKYKPVTWNEPDGLPQLTPEEKSKLYEDLDKYGPVRWHEPDGLQERSQEEKSKDYKDLHKYGPVTWDEPDGLRRLTPEEKSKNYTDLHAYGSPFTCRESVLKDYEAIENDPTPKAEPIAAKVEVRDCKPEQYDDLDKYGPVRWNEPDGLRPLTPEELSKNYEDLNRYAQYPNAGPAVPRIHPEEASKAYRDLPQYSAFPNAGPAVERIHPEEASKVYKDLPGYAIDGYEEPDKIRHIHPEELTKNYTDLGAYEPQTFDSPDTPYPMHPEEASKAYKDLHGYKAAPPDVESELETLTADEIRSQVLSRANVGAKEVAAEKDEAEMELSSMDESFPSELPKSEAEPIERITGRLAQLRAEKDPYSNDPKGLETSYSEECGSETAAAVVKHYESSPASAAAVTDEPTMYKILAFDKSTESVSVAETTSDDDDVSTPAKLTDVLLQLSHPSKFLPYFKPLQERGYDIQSGGGDVLIFRKNRPASPNASDLPSDPAPSNTNTTRINPVDMMGQSVTGNFASPTGFVNYDDSLEDYHQKRAPPSHNTNTHKSAPEHPVAPEKKKRGFGKKLVMGTVWVGGVAYAVGALAEHLSTAK, translated from the coding sequence ATGCTGCCAGCTTCGCAAATCGCCTCGCCTCGTGCCAGGCTCCTACTCGCCCGCGGTGCTCTAGCTTCTACGCAATCAAGTACCAGCCAGCAGTGCCGACAATTCTGCGGCTTCGATCTCGGACGCCAGCGTCAGCGCGTCTACGCCCTGAAATATATGGTCAAGGGACGCCTCTCTCCAGAGAACCCAAAGGCAGGGAGCACCAAGTCagccgcctcttcttctggaaagTACACCAGAGTAAAGGACATCAAGTCGTGGTCGGATGATTTGTCTGGGGCCCGCCCCGGTCGCAACATCGAGGATGTCGAGCGAGAGGCCATCAACCATCTGTTCAACAAGGAGGACAGCGTATGGACATTGCTGCAAAATCTCCGACAGCAAATGCATCCACACCGCAGTTCCGGCCAAGTCACAGCCGAGAACGTTTTGAAAGCCACTACGGGCGAcagcctcagcttcatcGACCCCATTACCAACCGCAAGGTGACTCGCGCCGAGCGTGGCAAGTACTCGGCCACAGGCTTCGACGACCCAAACGCACCTCGAAAACTGACTCCTGAAGAGGAGTCCAAGCAGTACACAGATCTCGGCGACTACAAGCCCGCCAAATGGAACGAGCCCGATGGCCTGCCCCATCTGACCCCCGAGGAGCGATCCAAGATATACGAGGACTTGCCCGAGTACTCTAAAATGAAGATTGACAATCCAAACGCACCACGAAAGCTTACGCCCGAAGAAGAGTCAAAGAACTACGACGATTTGGACAAGTACAAGCCCGTGACGTGGAATGAGCCAGATGGCCTCCCACAGCTTACACCTGAAGAAAAGTCCAAGCTCTACGAAGATCTTGACAAGTATGGCCCCGTTAGGTGGCATGAGCCTGACGGACTGCAAGAGAGAAGCCAGGAAGAAAAGTCCAAAGATTACAAAGACTTGCACAAATATGGTCCCGTCACCTGGGACGAGCCAGATGGCCTTCGTCGCCTGACTCCAGAGGAAAAGTCGAAAAACTACACAGATCTGCATGCATACGGCAGTCCTTTTACCTGCCGGGAGTCTGTCCTCAAGGATTATGAGGCCATTGAGAACGACCCCACGCCAAAGGCAGAGCCGATTGCTGCCAAGGTTGAGGTGCGTGACTGTAAGCCAGAGCAATATGATGACCTGGACAAGTACGGACCTGTTCGTTGGAACGAGCCCGATGGCCTTCGCCCATTGACCCCTGAGGAGCTTTCTAAAAACTACGAAGACCTCAACCGGTATGCGCAATATCCCAACGCCGGCCCCGCGGTTCCCCGAATTCACCCGGAAGAGGCATCCAAGGCATACCGAGACCTGCCCCAATACTCTGCATTCCCCAATGCAGGGCCGGCGGTGGAGAGAATCCATCCGGAAGAAGCCTCCAAGGTCTACAAGGACCTTCCTGGCTATGCCATTGACGGATACGAAGAACCAGACAAGATTCGCCACATCCACCCCGAGGAGTTGACAAAGAATTACACTGACTTGGGCGCATATGAGCCCCAGACCTTTGACTCTCCTGATACGCCTTACCCCATGCACCCTGAGGAAGCATCCAAGGCGTACAAGGATCTCCATGGTTACAAGGCAGCCCCTCCGGATGTGGAGAGCGAGCTGGAGACGTTGACGGCGGATGAGATTCGAAGTCAGGTGCTGAGCAGGGCCAACGTGGGTGCTAAAGAGGTGGCAGCAGAAAAAGACGAGGCAGAGATGGAACTGAGTTCTATGGATGAGAGTTTTCCCAGTGAGTTGCCAAAATCCGAAGCCGAACCGATCGAACGCATCACCGGTAGACTGGCCCAGTTACGCGCCGAGAAGGACCCCTACTCTAACGATCCAAAGGGACTAGAAACTAGCTATTCGGAGGAGTGTGGCAGcgagacggcggcggccgtAGTCAAACACTACGAgtcctcgccggcctctGCCGCAGCGGTAACAGATGAGCCAACCATGTACAAGATTCTCGCCTTTGACAAGTCAACCGAATCTGTTAGCGTTGCCGAGACCACAtccgacgatgacgacgttTCTACTCCTGCAAAACTGACGGACGTGTTGCTGCAACTGTCGCACCCGTCCAAGTTTCTCCCTTACTTTAAACCACTACAGGAGCGCGGCTACGATATCCAAtcaggcggcggcgacgtgCTCATCTTCCGCAAGAACCGGCCTGCTTCCCCCAACGCCAGTGACCTTCCTTCTGACCCAGCGCCCAGCAACACAAACACCACTCGCATCAATCCGGTTGATATGATGGGACAGTCGGTGACGGGCAACTTTGCCAGCCCTACTGGATTCGTTAACTACGACGACAGCCTAGAGGACTACCACCAGAAACGAGCACCACCTTCTCACAACACTAATACGCATAAGAGCGCTCCGGAGCATCCAGTGGCTcccgagaagaagaagaggggctTTGGCAAGAAGCTTGTGATGGGCACCGTGTGGGTAGGAGGAGTGGCGTATGCTGTTGGGGCTTTAGCAGAGCACCTTTCCACGGCCAAATAA
- a CDS encoding uncharacterized protein (BUSCO:EOG092D01ZK): MKRTAAASRAPGSKSGGFGAPGGTGTLSYLTEPPSFSAVSDPNVVVSLKNLLKKDSTTKTKALEDLLVYVQAQPFENNGGVEDAILDVWTDIYPRTAIDNARRVRELAHNLQFELIKSARRRAERHIPKIVGAWLAGLYDRDRGVARAASDGLSSFINTPEKVAAFWRKCQTQILDYAIDAIRETQDTLSDERSTTKDDAEAKYLRVIGTGLSLVLSLLQRLNDEEISKQSHKLDEFFDEETVWRAITFNDSSVRKSVCHLVITCLNRKLPYAESTQAKQAIVTGGLKTGQSGSAQDYVRALTRLSQVAPDIWTPIPKEKKPALLRLRQFIEKGSQGCPAKFWEHLDELISVLPEDQMKKLETASEFLEAVKAGVTNREEPRTNTSMAWKCFIDTLKRLHRNLPEDEKLDFARRQICPIFEDFLLTISDKPVAVPLGPNAMTILVEAHLTILRSSPNVVSISAEEWERFADILCNKISNSLPEVSREYQSSQEKIFEEGRRWFSLIGEIHRKLANLDESLPDQTAAPSKKVISHCIDILRNRNMKPFGAAGVLEYALSTSQHLFDGETGDKTAEFLSAAAGDSIEKVIQSASSRPLLSCLNLLGAIPSREPTYRKIWGAWVEAVSEVSDRAVRNLALTSLISEEKASEPTQANAQLQTYIVTEAIEAVKGEASGWGLLEAGMSGQGLSDESCKQLSEKVLEILDKEPESVEPALRALEILAKGKPKLFEDSSLHTALVAQLLSLTELGNSVVSSKAIAIRALLQGGGAGNQPVIQIIHDNLERAGPQSLDIETLSKQAQQAHAAGIAVEEIFPSTNIWMQKLAPFLDQPINPSLSITNSLGGAVTLTNSTARPTEVRVHRDKKGRSVPLRMSLYSALLLKEGIDIATLPREFQIELLFIQCLIIQLATDQIDSMDENSLWLGLESEESVSEAESLVTTLKNSINKKSLLSKWWDNSVDNEQAHIFRGLVDLLKEESKELTPRGVYSARAMSEIVQVFSEAHSLSSELEEALLKPVLTKAAPETALLAAAMLSGFGETLETSKLASTFLNRLVSDIAGASASGDKTMITLVLLNLSAQVYESGQLPVASNRIVFAVKQITSWLENEEPLSAPLSAEICRVLNQLLPCMSDVFGSYWEKAIDFSLDLWDKAVEYPLPDALPFIHSSLKLIKTLKSLEDPNDDLQDALRESASKRSKSLIGLLKLPRGASSQPLEIVDAMLCREVEKVSIKSIKDVSDIYELVASESQDIQTAAFDILHRAIPAIQEQRSIDTVLDKTGKIFLPPSVLISLVISD, encoded by the coding sequence ATGAAGcgcaccgccgccgccagccgtGCTCCGGGATCAAAGTCCGGCGGCTTCGGTGCCCCGGGCGGGACTGGCACCCTGTCGTACCTCACCGAACCCCCGTCATTTAGCGCCGTGTCGGATCCGAATGTCGTCGTGTCTCTCAAGAAcctgctgaagaaggacaGCACCACAAAGACCAAGGCCCTGGAGGACTTGCTGGTGTATGTGCAGGCGCAGCCTTTTGAGAACAACGGCGGCGTCGAGGATGCCATTCTGGACGTCTGGACCGACATCTACCCACGAACAGCCATCGACAACGCTCGCCGAGTGCGCGAGTTGGCTCACAACCTGCAGTTTGAGCTCATCAAGTCTGCGAGGAGGCGTGCAGAACGGCACATCCCCAAGATTGTGGGTGCGTGGCTGGCCGGCCTCTACGACCGAGACCGAGGAGTTGCGCGCGCCGCCAGCGATggcctctcctccttcatcAACACTCCAGAAAAGGTCGCGGCCTTTTGGAGAAAATGCCAGACGCAGATCCTCGACTACGCCATTGATGCGATCCGCGAAACACAGGATACCCTGAGCGATGAGCGATCGACGACCAAGGATGATGCAGAAGCCAAGTATCTCAGGGTCATTGGCACTGGCCTGTCACTGGtcctcagcctcctccaGCGACTAAACGACGAAGAAATCAGCAAGCAGAGCCACAAACTCGACGAGTTCTTTGACGAGGAGACTGTCTGGCGCGCCATCACCTTCAACGACTCCTCTGTGCGCAAGTCTGTATGCCACCTCGTCATTACATGCCTCAATCGCAAACTTCCCTATGCCGAGTCTACCCAGGCGAAACAGGCCATAGTTACAGGCGGGCTCAAGACGGGCCAGAGTGGTTCTGCCCAAGACTATGTCCGGGCGCTGACGAGGCTATCACAAGTTGCGCCCGATATCTGGACGCCTAtccccaaagaaaagaagcctGCGCTCTTGCGGTTACGGCAGTTTATCGAAAAGGGCTCACAGGGCTGCCCTGCCAAGTTCTGGGAGCACCTTGACGAGCTCATTTCCGTCCTCCCAGAAGATCAGATGAAGAAGTTGGAGACGGCTTCTGAATTTTTAGAGGCCGTAAAAGCCGGTGTGACGAATCGTGAGGAGCCTCGGACGAATACTTCCATGGCCTGGAAGTGCTTTATTGATACACTTAAGCGCCTACATAGAAATCTTCCCGAAGATGAGAAACTTGACTTTGCCCGCCGGCAGATTTGCCCCATTTTCGAAGACTTTCTCCTGACCATATCCGACAAGCCTGTGGCTGTTCCGCTTGGACCCAACGCCATGACTATTCTAGTTGAAGCTCATCTTACTATTCTTCGGAGCTCTCCAAATGTCGTGTCTATATCGGCGGAGGAGTGGGAACGGTTTGCTGATATACTATGCAACAAAATCTCCAATTCTCTTCCAGAGGTGTCCCGAGAGTATCAGTCATCCCAGGAAAAGATTTTTGAAGAGGGTCGACGATGGTTTAGCCTCATCGGAGAAATTCATAGAAAGCTGGCCAATCTTGACGAATCTCTGCCGGATCAGACAGCCGCTCCCTCCAAGAAAGTCATCAGCCATTGTATAGACATTCTGCGAAATCGAAATATGAAACCATTTGGTGCTGCAGGAGTCCTAGAATATGCACTCAGCACCTCTCAGCACCTTTTTGACGGCGAGACGGGAGATAAGACTGCTGAGTTTTTGTCGGCAGCTGCGGGAGACTCCATCGAAAAGGTTATTCAATCTGCTTCAAGCaggcctcttctttcctgcCTCAACCTTTTGGGGGCCATTCCATCAAGAGAACCAACCTACCGCAAGATTTGGGGAGCTTGGGTTGAGGCGGTCTCGGAAGTTTCCGACCGTGCTGTCCGTAACTTGGCTCTTACATCTCTTATTTCTGAAGAAAAGGCTTCCGAGCCTACCCAAGCCAACGCTCAGCTCCAGACCTATATCGTTACGGAAGCCATCGAGGCTGTAAAGGGCGAAGCATCCGGATGGGGTCTGCTGGAAGCTGGTATGAGCGGCCAAGGCCTTTCCGACGAGAGCTGCAAGCAACTCTCTGAAAAGGTGTTGGAAATTCTCGACAAAGAGCCTGAATCTGTGGAGCCAGCGCTGAGAGCGTTGGAGATTCTTGCCAAGGGCAAGCCGAAGCTTTTCGAGGATAGCTCTCTCCATACCGCTTTGGTTGCGCAGTTGTTGAGTCTGACTGAACTTGGCAACAGCGTTGTTTCATCAAAGGCCATAGCAATTCGAGCACTTCTTCAAGGAGGTGGAGCGGGCAATCAGCCGGTAATCCAAATCATTCACGACAACCTCGAGCGAGCAGGTCCCCAATCGTTGGATATTGAAACTCTCTCCAAGCAGGCTCAGCAAGCACATGCGGCGGGCATCGCCGTTGAAGAAATCTTCCCAAGCACAAACATTTGGATGCAGAAGCTAGCACCATTCTTGGATCAGCCCATCAACCCATCGTTGTCCATCACGAACAGCCTGGGTGGTGCCGTTACTTTGACAAACTCCACAGCTCGGCCGACCGAGGTTCGTGTGCACCGAGACAAAAAAGGCCGCTCTGTACCTTTGAGAATGTCTCTTTATTCTGCGCTCCTGTTGAAAGAAGGTATTGATATTGCTACCCTCCCGCGCGAGTTTCAGATCGAGTTGCTCTTTATCCAGTGCCTCATCATACAACTCGCTACTGATCAGATCGACTCCATGGACGAAAACTCACtatggcttggcttggagTCTGAAGAGTCCGTGTCAGAGGCGGAATCTCTGGTGACTACGCTGAAGAATTCCATCAACAAGAAGTCGCTATTGTCAAAGTGGTGGGATAATTCTGTGGACAATGAACAGGCTCACATTTTCCGTGGACTTGTCGATCTTCTCAAGGAGGAGTCGAAGGAGCTGACACCCAGAGGCGTGTACAGTGCCCGTGCCATGAGTGAGATTGTGCAGGTCTTTTCTGAGGCTCATAGCCTGTCAtcagagctggaagaggctctGCTCAAACCAGTGCTGACAAAGGCGGCCCCTGAAACCGCCCTTCTCGCCGCTGCTATGCTCTCGGGATTCGGAGAGACCTTGGAGACTTCCAAGCTTGCGAGCACTTTCCTGAATCGCCTTGTTAGCGACATCGCGGGGGCTTCTGCAAGTGGCGACAAGACTATGATTACGCTCGTCTTGCTCAATCTATCTGCGCAAGTATATGAGAGTGGGCAACTGCCTGTAGCCAGCAACCGTATTGTTTTCGCAGTCAAGCAGATTACCTCTTGGCTCGAGAATGAAGAGCCTCTGAGCGCTCCTCTGTCTGCCGAGATCTGCCGCGTGCTGAACCAGCTGCTTCCTTGCATGAGCGACGTGTTTGGATCATACtgggaaaaggccattgaTTTCAGTCTGGATCTGTGGGACAAAGCGGTTGAATATCCTCTTCCGGATGCTCTGCCTTTCATCCACTCTTCTCTTAAGCTTATAAAGACACTGAAGAGCCTGGAAGATCCAAACGACGACCTGCAGGACGCTCTCAGAGAATCAGCAAGCAAGCGATCCAAGTCGCTGATTGGACTGCTCAAGCTACCTCGCGGTGCTAGTAGCCAGCCGCTAGAGATTGTAGATGCCATGCTATGCCGGGAAGTAGAGAAGGTGTCTATCAAAAGCATCAAAGATGTCTCGGACATTTATGAACTAGTTGCTTCGGAGTCACAGGATATCCAGACGGCGGCCTTTGATATTCTGCACAGGGCGATTCCAGCCATCCAAGAGCAACGATCTATTGACACTGTTCTGGACAAGACAGGTAAGATTTTCCTACCACCAAGTGTCCTCATCTCATTGGTGATATCTGACTGA
- a CDS encoding uncharacterized protein (EggNog:ENOG41), which produces MGSATGKNPYKTLGASSFRLLEVWRTDNGDIAGRLETFSLHVTSQDYPSFATVSYAWGEVTRNKTIDLDGEPFAVLDSTYPLLEAICDNANLKSYARFWIDSICINSDDEEERASQVQLMGQLYESSYITIVWLGPGDVESDQGMEFFLSLCQRREELVETWERRQLRGMPPDLNIAEKWRVLRDLLQRPWWRRVWTIQEFILPRRLVFFCGNKHMSHSQFPKAISAISCCNPDESLIGSNTRNAAWNRRRLRQWSERQRRSGQQSPIEMSLIALVAYTSDCFVTNPKDRIYAFLGLANKEDRSVVGQPNYRSDVSVETIYTNVVKSFIKTYNSLDIICFATLFNSSNQLPVQNKVVVAAPSWVPNWNIRVQVFVTPLLVSQSGISYIGNFRPVVGRSDAEDAALYTAAGNTLPECSFSEDFQMTCKGIILDCIDGLGSTSVTPKGGDADQHDSKLVPSRSDRNREIDRSTSNCDFAQRREQSSRLLDKLIRSMVLDREDRYLSIRTPLDRFRVELAHLMACRDRNRNTSAYQPFYTWINDNEGLEIWGFKLEELFRSASLTTVPPNFELPEQREDGFPSRLNDTIGPREMRKRLMVTEQGFVGMAPSQAKRGDVVCVLYGCRVPVLLRCCGDNYKFVGECYVDGFMNGEIFDRGLKSEDLVLV; this is translated from the coding sequence ATGGGCTCAGCCACAGGGAAGAACCCTTACAAAACACTTGGAGCTTCGTCTTTTCGCCTTCTGGAAGTATGGCGTACAGACAACGGTGATATTGCGGGGCGCCTCGAAACATTTTCACTACATGTAACTTCTCAAGACTATCCCAGCTTTGCTACTGTTTCGTATGCATGGGGTGAAGTAACAAGGAATAAGACGATTGACTTGGATGGCGAGCCATTTGCCGTGTTAGACAGCACCTATCCTCTTCTTGAAGCCATCTGTGACAACGCAAATCTCAAATCGTATGCACGGTTCTGGATTGATTCGATATGTATCAatagcgatgatgaagaggagcgtGCATCTCAAGTCCAGTTAATGGGCCAGTTATATGAGAGTTCGTACATTACCATTGTCTGGCTGGGACCAGGAGATGTTGAATCCGACCAGGGAATGGAGTTTTTCCTTAGcctttgccaaagaagagaggagctGGTTGAAACTTGGGAAAGAAGGCAATTGAGGGGAATGCCTCCTGATCTTAACATCGCCGAGAAGTGGAGGGTACTGCGAGACCTTTTGCAAAGACCGTGGTGGAGAAGAGTATGGACAATACAGGAGTTCATTCTGCCGCGTCGTCTAGTTTTCTTCTGCGGAAACAAGCATATGTCGCACTCGCAATTTCCGAAAGCAATATCCGCTATTTCTTGTTGCAATCCAGATGAATCCCTTATTGGGAGCAATACCCGGAATGCAGCTTGGAACAGACGCAGACTCCGCCAGTGGAGCGAACGCCAGCGGAGGAGCGGACAGCAAAGTCCCATTGAGATGAGCCTCATCGCCTTGGTTGCTTACACGAGCGACTGCTTTGTGACCAATCCCAAGGATCGAATTTATGCTTTCCTGGGATTGGCAAACAAGGAGGACAGAAGTGTTGTTGGCCAGCCAAACTATCGCAGCGATGTTTCGGTCGAGACTATATATACAAACGTTGTCAAATCCTTCATCAAGACCTACAACAGCTTAGACATTATTTGCTTCGCAACCCTATTCAACAGCTCAAACCAACTCCCAGTACAAAACAAAGTAGTAGTTGCCGCGCCATCTTGGGTTCCCAATTGGAATATCCGCGTTCAGGTTTTCGTGACGCCTCTCTTGGTCAGCCAAAGCGGTATCTCTTACATTGGCAACTTTCGTCCTGTTGTTGGCAGGTCTGACGCGGAAGATGCAGCTCTCTATACCGCGGCCGGAAATACCTTGCCTGAATGCTCGTTCTCGGAGGACTTTCAGATGACCTGCAAGGGCATTATCCTGGACTGCATTGACGGTCTTGGAAGCACAAGTGTTACGCCAAAAGGTGGGGATGCGGACCAGCATGACTCGAAGCTTGTTCCGTCGCGGTCAGACAGAAATCGAGAGATTGACCGATCAACTTCAAACTGTGACTTTGCGCAGCGCAGAGAACAATCCAGTAGATTGCTGGACAAGCTCATTCGCAGCATGGTTCTCGATCGAGAAGATCGTTACCTCAGCATTCGCACTCCCTTGGACCGATTCAGAGTAGAGCTTGCACACCTCATGGCTTGCAGGGACAGGAACAGGAACACGTCTGCTTATCAGCCGTTCTATACCTGGATCAATGACAATGAAGGACTTGAAATCTGGGGGTTCAAGCTAGAGGAGCTTTTTCGGTCCGCTTCACTGACCACAGTCCCGCCAAACTTTGAACTTCCGGAACAGAGGGAAGATGGCTTCCCATCTAGACTCAACGACACGATCGGTCCACGGGAGATGCGAAAGAGGCTGATGGTGACGGAGCAAGGGTTTGTGGGTATGGCGCCGTCGCAGGCGAAGAGGGGTGATGTTGTGTGTGTCTTGTACGGATGCCGTGTGCCTGTCTTGCTTCGATGCTGTGGGGACAACTACAAGTTTGTTGGCGAGTGTTATGTCGATGGGTTTATGAATGGCGAGATTTTTGATAGAGGGCTCAAGAGTGAGGATTTGGTTCTCGTATAA